In a single window of the Niabella ginsenosidivorans genome:
- a CDS encoding family 78 glycoside hydrolase catalytic domain yields the protein MNQYISTSKRWVIGGLFFFYCFLAACKPAEVVRIYELRCEYLKEPLGIDDPYQQGPAISFEKFSPRLSWKVNGRGKDTRQVAYQVVLSNTPEGLRQQKTIWNSGLIRGHQPFCFVPAGFMQPNTTYYWKVGVSSGNGSAVVWSEPGRFSTGLIRQQWLGTWIKHPSAPKESHIWFRKNFVLPNEKMPGHFFAYVASIGYHELYVNGQKADNRVLAPAISRLDKRVFYVTYDISRFLKKGQNAIAIYYGPGWSRNNYFAKRTSQAIRVQVYGNQFSLFSDTTWLCKESYSKNSGRFDFMDMGGELVDGRAYTDQWMLPDVDTSNWQHVVNYPPGDSVTLSAQMTDPSEIIDTIAAKTISRIIDPERHDTIYRVDMGKEFTGFLQAGFKGLRGGDTVAIMVSMRDTNPRLVGATYGIGNKVIEEQKQQQRYIAAGRGGEIFRNRFNFFGGRYIHFRGLRQAPHLKDIQGLEVSSAAEATATFECSDSLFNKIFAMDKYTYQMCHTEGVTVDCPNRERLGYGPEGAYQTMWGLGLPCFNAAAYYVKNVRDWADVQLPNGFINNVAPQISDMYGSVLNGTAILNTAWEHYRIYGDKRILEAAYPVGQRWLAFLSRHTKDSMLTRYQFGGYFLGEWVSPGPIFEYAETAEALFFNNCAYAMTLDFMIRIATTLEGRSADVQQYAQTLNALRQALHRQYYKPETGTYLNGDQVRTAFALYAGIVPDSLRERVNAHLQHLLKSQGYLNIGSFGRYPFYKTVLSEAGYFNLIAGILKKDTYPGYGYFLKKGATTFPEMWEIDQPNSTVIHTSYTGISAFFIKGLAGINEAVSGYDTVLISPHLVENVTWCKASVETPYGRVKSAWQKEGNRQVTYKITIPFGAVARVRLQNQPEKLMSSGDYVFEYSLN from the coding sequence ATGAATCAATATATCTCTACCAGTAAACGATGGGTTATAGGCGGACTGTTCTTCTTTTATTGTTTTCTTGCAGCCTGTAAACCTGCTGAAGTGGTACGGATTTATGAGCTGCGTTGCGAATACCTGAAGGAACCTCTGGGTATTGATGATCCCTATCAGCAGGGCCCAGCAATAAGCTTTGAAAAGTTTTCCCCACGCCTGAGCTGGAAAGTAAATGGGAGGGGAAAAGATACACGACAGGTTGCTTACCAGGTTGTGCTTTCCAATACTCCGGAGGGGTTGCGGCAGCAAAAAACAATCTGGAACAGCGGGCTCATAAGGGGTCATCAACCTTTTTGCTTTGTTCCTGCGGGCTTCATGCAACCCAACACAACCTATTATTGGAAAGTTGGGGTTTCTTCTGGAAACGGGAGCGCTGTTGTTTGGAGTGAGCCGGGCCGTTTTTCAACAGGGTTAATCAGGCAGCAATGGTTGGGCACCTGGATCAAACATCCCTCCGCACCCAAAGAAAGTCATATCTGGTTCCGGAAAAATTTTGTATTGCCCAATGAAAAAATGCCTGGTCATTTTTTTGCGTATGTGGCATCCATAGGCTATCATGAGTTGTATGTTAACGGACAGAAAGCAGATAACAGGGTATTGGCGCCTGCCATATCCCGCCTGGATAAACGGGTATTTTATGTTACCTATGATATCAGCCGCTTTTTAAAAAAGGGACAGAATGCTATAGCCATTTACTACGGTCCTGGATGGAGCAGGAATAATTATTTTGCAAAAAGGACCAGTCAGGCCATACGGGTACAGGTTTATGGAAATCAGTTTTCACTGTTTTCAGACACAACCTGGCTGTGCAAGGAGAGCTATAGTAAAAACAGCGGACGATTTGATTTTATGGACATGGGAGGAGAACTGGTTGATGGAAGGGCGTATACTGATCAATGGATGCTGCCGGATGTTGATACAAGCAATTGGCAACATGTTGTAAATTACCCGCCGGGCGATTCGGTAACGCTTTCTGCACAGATGACGGACCCTTCAGAAATAATAGATACCATTGCGGCCAAAACCATTTCCCGGATCATTGACCCTGAGCGGCATGATACTATTTACAGGGTAGATATGGGCAAAGAATTTACCGGTTTCCTGCAGGCGGGCTTCAAAGGCCTACGCGGGGGAGACACTGTAGCAATAATGGTTTCCATGCGCGATACCAATCCCCGGTTGGTTGGGGCTACCTATGGAATAGGCAATAAAGTAATTGAAGAGCAAAAGCAGCAACAGCGCTACATTGCGGCAGGGCGCGGCGGAGAAATATTCCGGAACCGGTTTAATTTTTTTGGAGGCAGGTATATTCATTTCAGGGGCCTCAGACAGGCTCCTCATTTAAAGGACATACAGGGGCTGGAGGTATCCTCTGCCGCCGAAGCTACGGCAACATTTGAATGCTCTGATAGCCTTTTCAATAAGATTTTTGCAATGGACAAGTATACCTACCAGATGTGCCATACAGAAGGGGTAACGGTGGATTGTCCCAACCGGGAGCGGTTAGGATATGGCCCCGAAGGAGCCTATCAGACAATGTGGGGGCTGGGATTACCCTGTTTTAATGCCGCTGCTTATTATGTAAAGAACGTGCGGGACTGGGCTGATGTTCAGTTGCCCAACGGGTTCATCAATAATGTAGCACCGCAGATCAGTGACATGTACGGAAGCGTGCTAAACGGTACTGCCATACTCAATACAGCGTGGGAGCATTACCGGATATATGGTGATAAAAGAATACTGGAAGCAGCCTATCCTGTAGGGCAGCGATGGTTGGCTTTTTTAAGCAGGCACACAAAGGATTCTATGCTGACGCGCTATCAGTTTGGCGGATATTTTCTGGGAGAATGGGTGAGCCCGGGGCCGATTTTTGAGTATGCGGAAACAGCGGAGGCCCTGTTTTTTAATAACTGTGCTTATGCCATGACTCTCGATTTCATGATCCGGATTGCTACAACCCTGGAGGGTCGCAGTGCCGATGTGCAGCAATACGCCCAAACCCTGAATGCGCTTAGGCAGGCGCTGCACCGGCAATATTATAAGCCCGAAACGGGAACTTATTTAAATGGCGACCAGGTGCGTACGGCTTTTGCATTGTATGCCGGTATTGTACCAGATAGTTTACGGGAAAGGGTAAATGCCCATTTGCAGCATCTGTTAAAAAGCCAGGGATACCTCAATATCGGTAGCTTTGGGCGTTACCCATTTTATAAAACCGTTCTCAGCGAAGCCGGATATTTCAATCTTATTGCAGGCATACTAAAAAAGGACACCTACCCCGGGTATGGTTACTTTCTGAAAAAAGGCGCCACTACTTTCCCGGAGATGTGGGAAATTGATCAGCCCAATTCCACCGTTATACATACCTCTTATACCGGAATATCTGCCTTTTTCATCAAAGGGTTAGCCGGTATCAATGAAGCTGTAAGCGGGTATGATACGGTACTCATCAGCCCACACCTTGTGGAAAATGTAACCTGGTGCAAAGCCAGCGTGGAAACACCCTATGGCAGGGTTAAAAGTGCCTGGCAAAAAGAGGGTAACAGGCAGGTGACCTATAAAATTACAATACCTTTTGGAGCCGTGGCACGGGTGCGGTTGCAAAACCAGCCCGAAAAGCTGATGTCTTCAGGTGATTATGTATTTGAATATTCCTTAAATTAA
- a CDS encoding glycosyl hydrolase — protein MRKISYLLIFVCFSAVNTILAQDYPPETLRSLAGKFSDPPIEYRPNAWWHWMGSNFSKEGVVKDLHAMKEAGVGGVIIFNAPSWLDTAMNPWPQQHYRSKAYWEALELALSEAKSLNMTVGIHNSPGWSTTGGPWIKPEQGMQEAGFSTTIIEGNQKLNVTLPKPKMNEVAAPYYKEVAVMAVPLRKGVAAGDVLDISDQFSNDRLNWAAPAGKWKIYRFGYYPSLIHTHPVPEDVEATSLEADKMNPEATIAHWKNVLNPLEERLGQYIGNTFNIIWVDSYEARDQNWSSNFRNDFIKVKGYDPVVQVILAYERGDSIFNEEMHGIHPAGEKFSSQTNRFLSDYKEVINRLFLQCFQLGKDMVNKAGFQFAWEPYGSIWEAPFDRTEGIGIADIPATEFWVHSTEPSGEGSFATAAAKNDHRIVAAEAFTGMEAACRFTETPAMLKRPADMGFSYGINKFFLHSWAHNPLSDAYQPGWSFAHYGTHFSRTQTWLEPGKAFFTYLARCQMLLQQGTFIVRTANVLQRSTPEAEIFFVRNTNEATEKTIAFPVKNAVPELWDAYRGIIQQTNQWKQQGDSTFVTIKLDKDQSMFIVFPAQKTTYFKQPEVAVLNEEPVALKDRWIITFHPKTNEKTFTRKWNKLVDFSKEHNKAVQYFSGTAVYEQTITIKKEDLASDKRILIDLGTVYDMAGLEINGKKAGILWSPPFKADITRLLKAGKNTVKIAVTNTWVNRLIGDEQYPADFEWTMLENNGTPAMNGLPRMKGLPEWATNGQPRPSKERKTFIPWSYFNKNSPLVPAGLLGPVTLRYQQLKVN, from the coding sequence ATGAGAAAGATCAGTTACTTATTGATATTCGTATGTTTTTCCGCGGTTAACACCATTTTGGCCCAAGACTATCCTCCGGAAACCCTTCGGTCATTAGCTGGAAAGTTTTCTGATCCTCCCATAGAATACCGTCCCAATGCCTGGTGGCATTGGATGGGTTCCAACTTTTCCAAAGAAGGAGTTGTTAAAGATCTTCATGCCATGAAGGAGGCAGGAGTGGGGGGTGTTATTATTTTCAATGCGCCATCCTGGCTGGATACAGCCATGAATCCCTGGCCGCAGCAACATTACCGCAGCAAAGCCTATTGGGAAGCATTGGAACTGGCGCTTTCGGAAGCCAAAAGCCTGAACATGACAGTGGGGATACATAATTCTCCGGGATGGTCTACCACTGGCGGACCATGGATCAAACCCGAACAAGGAATGCAGGAAGCAGGCTTCAGCACAACGATCATTGAAGGGAATCAAAAGCTGAATGTGACTTTACCAAAGCCAAAAATGAATGAGGTTGCCGCTCCTTATTATAAAGAGGTCGCCGTTATGGCGGTGCCGCTGCGCAAGGGCGTTGCTGCAGGCGATGTACTGGACATTTCTGATCAATTCAGCAATGACCGGTTAAATTGGGCGGCGCCTGCGGGTAAATGGAAAATTTACCGCTTTGGGTATTATCCCAGTCTCATACACACGCATCCCGTACCGGAAGATGTAGAGGCCACTTCGCTGGAGGCCGATAAAATGAATCCGGAAGCAACCATTGCACATTGGAAGAATGTACTGAACCCGCTGGAAGAAAGATTGGGTCAGTATATTGGCAATACATTCAACATTATATGGGTAGACAGCTATGAGGCAAGGGATCAGAACTGGTCATCAAATTTCCGTAACGATTTTATTAAGGTGAAAGGGTATGATCCTGTTGTACAGGTAATCTTAGCATACGAGCGCGGCGACAGTATTTTTAATGAAGAAATGCATGGCATTCATCCTGCTGGCGAAAAATTTTCATCGCAAACAAATCGTTTTCTCAGCGATTATAAAGAAGTAATCAATCGTTTGTTTTTGCAATGTTTTCAGCTTGGAAAAGACATGGTAAACAAAGCAGGTTTTCAATTTGCATGGGAACCTTATGGCAGTATTTGGGAGGCGCCCTTTGATAGGACTGAAGGGATAGGAATTGCTGATATACCTGCTACTGAATTTTGGGTGCATAGTACCGAACCCTCCGGTGAAGGAAGCTTTGCAACTGCTGCTGCAAAAAATGATCATCGCATTGTGGCAGCTGAAGCGTTTACTGGCATGGAGGCCGCCTGCAGGTTTACCGAAACACCGGCTATGCTGAAACGTCCTGCCGATATGGGCTTTTCTTACGGCATTAACAAATTTTTTCTTCACTCCTGGGCGCATAACCCTTTGAGTGATGCCTACCAGCCCGGCTGGAGCTTTGCGCATTACGGAACACATTTCAGCCGCACACAAACATGGTTGGAACCCGGCAAAGCGTTTTTCACGTACCTCGCCCGTTGCCAGATGCTTTTGCAGCAGGGAACGTTCATTGTTCGTACCGCTAATGTATTACAGCGCAGCACGCCGGAAGCAGAGATCTTTTTTGTGCGCAACACAAATGAAGCAACAGAAAAAACAATAGCCTTTCCTGTAAAGAATGCTGTGCCTGAATTGTGGGATGCCTACCGCGGAATAATTCAACAAACCAATCAATGGAAACAACAGGGCGATTCAACTTTTGTAACGATTAAATTGGATAAAGACCAATCAATGTTTATTGTTTTTCCTGCACAAAAAACAACCTATTTCAAACAACCGGAAGTAGCCGTTTTGAATGAAGAACCTGTTGCATTAAAAGATAGGTGGATAATTACTTTTCATCCTAAAACAAATGAAAAAACGTTTACAAGAAAATGGAATAAGTTGGTCGATTTCAGCAAAGAGCATAACAAAGCCGTCCAATATTTTTCGGGCACAGCTGTTTATGAACAAACCATCACGATAAAAAAAGAAGACCTCGCATCTGATAAACGGATCCTGATTGATTTGGGAACGGTATATGATATGGCCGGCTTGGAAATTAATGGTAAAAAAGCCGGTATATTATGGTCGCCGCCTTTCAAGGCAGACATTACCCGCTTGTTGAAAGCGGGGAAAAACACTGTTAAGATTGCTGTTACAAACACCTGGGTGAACCGCCTTATTGGCGATGAACAATATCCTGCAGATTTTGAATGGACAATGCTTGAAAATAACGGCACTCCGGCCATGAACGGCTTGCCAAGGATGAAAGGTTTGCCGGAGTGGGCCACCAACGGACAACCGCGTCCTTCAAAAGAGCGCAAAACCTTTATTCCGTGGTCTTATTTTAATAAAAATTCTCCACTGGTGCCGGCGGGCTTGTTAGGCCCCGTAACGCTCCGTTATCAGCAACTAAAAGTGAATTGA
- a CDS encoding glycosyl hydrolase, which yields MKQTGLSFIFLPLLFLSAFTNRFGDSVVSNRDTAALEAGFRKPPRDVRLGCYWYWIDKTVTKKGVIADLKAMKRAGITRAFIGMTGGGDELKFMSDQWWELLHTTLKTASDLDIEIGLFNCPGWSQSGGPWIKNNQAMRYLAAVERQVTGPTLFSEKIPITSKDIPSIENIGWSNESYQAHPADFQDVKVIAFPIDPHLFRNLFDENKARISFSGNIKQQLENKDTLYQLPQNETASVMLELPQKMTARSLTIAIRGRISCDAELQYLGDDQVYKTISTFKIDRVVDGLMRGFIPNSPVVVSFATVNARAYRILFRNSGSEGLISGFTLTAAPVIERFPEKTFAKMFNSFTPPWDAYMWDFQTTDAAGAVQPRQVIDISDHLAPDGTLRWKVPSGKWVILRTGMLPTGLQNSPSPKGATGLEVDKMSGKLAEYHFDSYIGKILKRIPAEDRKTFRLVVLDSYEKGGQNFTDDFIDLFRQQYGYDPTPYLPAYYGYPIGSPALSNRFLWDMRRMVADRMAHQYIGTITRKANENGLKTWLENYGTWGFAGEFLNYGGQSDQVGGEFWLGDYLGKVEIRCASSAAHTYGKPQVWAESFTGSGPHYTVYPGAIKQKGDWAMAEGVNAFMLHVYIQQQADNIFPGVDAWYNMEFNRKNAWFSQIDLFTTYLRRCSFMLQQGLNVADVAYYIGEDAPKMDGIVAPEIPAGYHYDFINAEVLLHSAQVKDGKLVLPHGTQYRVLVLPPQTTMRPEILEKIGQLIEAGLLVIGAPPWVSPSLQNYPHADQKVQALSKKIWGAKTEKEHRYGKGKIYTQTSLEKVFQQLNLPPDLLLKDSVPVHYTHRKIGDTDIYFLSNQSNQRIQFNAQFRVAQKQPEYWNTLTGDTRCLKAFTQADATTLVPLQLEPSGSAFIVFRRSGKPMVQATEERSVQENFPEPKFISEIITPWTVQFMSDSIHRGPTEAVLFKELQDWSESSNPKIKHYSGTAVYKNRFKIAALQRTKSFRKLWIDFEKVGMMAKVKINGQYAGGVWAYPYRVNILPFIKEGENDLEVEVVNTWGNRIIGDLNLPQKERRLQIHQGPAANAPLQESGITGKVSILAE from the coding sequence ATGAAGCAAACAGGATTGAGTTTTATTTTTTTGCCCCTGCTTTTCTTAAGCGCTTTTACAAACCGTTTCGGGGACAGCGTTGTTAGTAATAGGGATACTGCTGCACTCGAAGCGGGTTTCAGAAAACCGCCACGGGATGTGCGACTGGGCTGTTACTGGTACTGGATTGATAAAACCGTTACCAAAAAGGGGGTGATTGCCGATTTAAAAGCGATGAAACGCGCTGGAATTACGCGTGCTTTTATTGGTATGACCGGTGGTGGCGATGAGCTCAAATTTATGTCGGACCAATGGTGGGAGCTGTTGCACACAACATTAAAAACAGCCTCCGATCTTGATATTGAAATCGGGCTGTTTAATTGCCCGGGATGGAGCCAGTCGGGCGGCCCGTGGATAAAAAACAACCAGGCCATGCGTTATTTGGCTGCAGTGGAGCGCCAGGTGACCGGACCCACTTTATTTTCGGAAAAAATTCCTATTACATCCAAAGATATTCCGAGCATCGAAAATATTGGGTGGAGCAATGAATCCTACCAGGCTCATCCGGCCGATTTTCAGGATGTTAAGGTCATTGCTTTTCCCATTGACCCGCACCTTTTCCGGAATCTTTTTGATGAGAACAAAGCCCGTATTTCTTTTTCCGGGAATATAAAACAGCAGCTTGAAAATAAGGATACCTTATATCAGCTGCCGCAAAATGAAACAGCAAGTGTAATGCTAGAGTTGCCTCAGAAAATGACCGCCCGCAGCTTGACAATTGCCATCCGGGGCAGGATCAGCTGTGATGCGGAGCTACAGTATTTAGGGGATGACCAGGTTTATAAAACGATCAGCACTTTTAAAATAGACCGTGTGGTAGATGGGCTGATGCGGGGCTTTATCCCCAACTCGCCTGTGGTAGTATCCTTTGCAACTGTAAACGCCAGGGCGTACAGAATCCTTTTTAGGAATTCGGGCAGTGAAGGATTGATCAGCGGCTTTACGCTTACTGCGGCGCCCGTTATTGAGCGTTTTCCGGAAAAGACCTTTGCCAAGATGTTTAACAGTTTTACCCCGCCCTGGGATGCCTATATGTGGGATTTTCAAACAACAGATGCGGCGGGTGCCGTACAGCCGCGGCAGGTGATTGATATTTCTGACCATCTTGCACCCGATGGCACCCTCCGCTGGAAAGTACCATCGGGAAAATGGGTCATCCTCCGTACAGGCATGCTGCCTACAGGGTTACAAAACTCTCCTTCCCCAAAGGGAGCTACGGGGCTTGAAGTAGACAAAATGAGCGGCAAACTGGCGGAATATCATTTTGATTCGTATATCGGAAAGATCCTCAAGCGCATTCCGGCAGAAGACCGCAAAACGTTCCGGCTGGTGGTGTTGGATAGTTATGAGAAGGGCGGGCAAAACTTTACCGATGATTTTATTGACCTTTTCCGGCAGCAATATGGGTATGATCCAACACCCTATCTGCCTGCCTATTATGGGTATCCTATAGGCAGCCCCGCGCTTTCCAATCGTTTTCTTTGGGATATGCGGCGCATGGTTGCCGACCGCATGGCCCATCAGTATATAGGAACAATTACACGAAAAGCGAATGAAAACGGTCTCAAAACATGGCTTGAAAATTACGGCACCTGGGGGTTTGCAGGTGAGTTTCTTAATTATGGAGGACAGTCGGATCAGGTAGGGGGTGAATTCTGGCTGGGCGATTATCTGGGCAAAGTAGAGATCCGCTGTGCTTCATCTGCTGCGCATACTTATGGCAAGCCACAGGTATGGGCAGAATCATTTACCGGCTCGGGTCCGCATTATACCGTATATCCCGGAGCAATTAAACAGAAAGGCGATTGGGCAATGGCGGAAGGAGTGAATGCCTTTATGCTTCATGTATACATCCAGCAGCAGGCTGATAACATTTTCCCCGGTGTTGACGCCTGGTATAATATGGAGTTTAACAGGAAGAATGCCTGGTTCTCACAAATAGATCTGTTTACTACTTATTTGCGCCGTTGCAGCTTTATGCTTCAGCAGGGGTTGAACGTGGCTGATGTAGCCTATTATATTGGCGAAGACGCCCCCAAAATGGATGGCATTGTTGCGCCGGAAATTCCCGCGGGGTATCATTATGATTTTATTAATGCAGAAGTGCTGCTGCATTCGGCTCAGGTAAAGGACGGTAAGCTTGTTCTGCCACATGGAACACAATACCGGGTGCTGGTATTGCCCCCGCAAACCACCATGCGTCCTGAAATTTTAGAAAAAATCGGGCAATTGATCGAAGCCGGGTTATTAGTAATAGGAGCGCCTCCCTGGGTTTCGCCTAGCTTGCAGAATTACCCGCATGCTGATCAGAAAGTACAAGCGCTTTCAAAAAAAATATGGGGCGCAAAGACGGAAAAAGAACATAGATATGGCAAGGGAAAAATATATACACAAACGTCTTTGGAAAAGGTTTTTCAGCAACTGAATCTGCCACCCGATCTATTGCTGAAAGACAGTGTGCCCGTACACTACACCCATCGCAAAATAGGTGATACGGACATCTATTTCCTGAGCAATCAGAGCAATCAGCGCATTCAGTTCAATGCGCAGTTTAGGGTGGCTCAAAAACAACCGGAATATTGGAATACTTTAACAGGGGATACCCGCTGTTTGAAGGCCTTTACGCAGGCCGATGCAACTACCCTGGTTCCCTTGCAACTGGAACCATCCGGCAGTGCTTTTATTGTGTTCCGGAGATCCGGGAAGCCAATGGTGCAAGCAACGGAAGAACGGTCTGTGCAGGAAAATTTTCCGGAACCGAAGTTCATCAGTGAGATAATAACCCCCTGGACCGTACAATTTATGTCGGACAGTATTCATCGCGGACCCACTGAAGCGGTTCTGTTTAAAGAATTGCAGGATTGGTCGGAAAGCAGCAACCCGAAAATAAAACATTATTCAGGCACGGCTGTTTATAAGAACCGGTTTAAAATTGCAGCTCTTCAACGCACTAAATCCTTTAGGAAGCTGTGGATTGATTTTGAAAAGGTGGGTATGATGGCAAAAGTAAAGATCAACGGGCAGTACGCGGGCGGCGTATGGGCCTATCCTTATCGTGTAAACATCCTGCCATTTATTAAAGAAGGTGAAAATGATCTGGAAGTGGAAGTGGTAAACACCTGGGGAAACCGCATCATTGGCGATCTGAATTTGCCCCAAAAGGAGCGTAGGCTACAGATTCACCAGGGTCCTGCGGCTAACGCGCCTTTACAGGAATCAGGCATTACTGGGAAGGTTAGCATTCTGGCAGAATAA
- a CDS encoding MGH1-like glycoside hydrolase domain-containing protein, whose protein sequence is MMMRKCMMGFLLLWLISAALQAQDHKINTASARKQYDELQRSIAKGWNTWDTRSVLRHVLLPYGLGVDIHLATSDGKRVDQFFIGDREKGSAQMRPGAHSYDGYYTDITALWNGLKLRVESAAEGLNNVVIITPQAENARGGKVVVSVKNLWQRANTISTKNNTFTMQTLADTTLKLTGKVLGDFIENKNGEMIFSADQPVVITCGKALTAKQARQWVDAHYHYFVLSNKNKYGKSYEEYNAMQNVLGWDNIYDPTINKVITPVSRIWNVGWSNNPSLGGFVLFCWDTYFASLMLSTDNKALAYANAVEITRGITEQGFVPNFYTESNYKSRDRSQPPVGTFTAWNIYQKYKEKWFLELLYDDFLKWNRWWDQNRQTDGLLCWGSTPFEPVTYRWWEFDGVNETFGGALESGLDNSQMYEGVPFDKQRHQQKLNDVGLNSLYIMDCNLLARIADELGQRKDAEELRQRANAYTARLHRLWDNKTSFYYNYRTDTKAFSPRTSPTNFYPLLAGLPTNKQAEDMLQKHLLNPDEFWGEWVIPATPRNDPAFKENTYWRGRIWAPLNFLVYMGLRNYNTPVISDVRRQLAEKSKSLLLKSWTADRYVFENYNATTGQGDDVRNSDKFYHWGALLGFIGLIEQGYYN, encoded by the coding sequence ATGATGATGAGAAAATGTATGATGGGTTTTTTACTGCTATGGCTGATCAGCGCTGCATTACAGGCACAGGATCATAAGATCAATACCGCTTCGGCCCGTAAGCAATATGATGAACTGCAGCGCTCTATAGCAAAGGGGTGGAATACCTGGGATACCCGATCGGTATTGCGCCATGTGCTGCTTCCTTATGGGTTGGGGGTAGACATTCATTTGGCCACGTCTGATGGTAAACGGGTGGATCAGTTTTTTATTGGCGACAGAGAAAAAGGCTCGGCGCAGATGCGGCCTGGTGCGCATTCCTATGATGGGTATTATACGGATATTACCGCTTTATGGAATGGGCTGAAGCTGCGGGTAGAAAGCGCAGCCGAGGGCCTGAACAATGTGGTCATCATCACCCCGCAGGCAGAAAACGCCAGGGGAGGAAAAGTAGTGGTGTCCGTAAAGAATCTCTGGCAACGGGCCAATACCATCAGCACAAAGAATAACACGTTTACAATGCAGACGCTTGCCGATACAACGCTGAAGCTGACGGGAAAGGTACTGGGCGACTTTATTGAAAATAAGAATGGGGAAATGATCTTTTCTGCAGATCAGCCTGTAGTTATTACCTGCGGAAAAGCGCTTACGGCAAAGCAGGCCCGTCAATGGGTGGACGCGCATTATCATTATTTTGTGCTGTCTAACAAAAATAAATACGGTAAGAGCTATGAGGAATACAACGCCATGCAAAATGTGCTGGGATGGGATAATATTTATGATCCTACCATTAATAAAGTGATTACACCGGTATCTCGGATATGGAATGTAGGGTGGAGCAATAATCCTTCTTTGGGCGGCTTTGTATTGTTTTGCTGGGACACTTATTTTGCTTCGCTGATGTTGTCTACAGACAATAAAGCACTGGCCTATGCCAATGCAGTGGAAATTACGCGGGGAATAACCGAACAGGGCTTTGTTCCTAATTTTTACACGGAAAGTAATTATAAGTCGCGCGATCGTTCTCAGCCACCTGTGGGAACGTTTACCGCCTGGAATATTTATCAGAAGTATAAGGAAAAATGGTTCCTGGAATTATTATACGATGATTTTCTGAAATGGAACAGGTGGTGGGATCAAAACAGGCAAACCGATGGTCTCCTGTGCTGGGGTAGTACGCCCTTTGAACCGGTTACTTACCGCTGGTGGGAATTTGACGGAGTAAATGAAACCTTTGGTGGGGCATTGGAATCGGGGCTAGACAATTCACAGATGTATGAAGGTGTTCCTTTTGACAAACAGCGGCACCAGCAAAAGCTAAATGATGTAGGCCTCAACAGTCTTTATATTATGGACTGTAACCTTCTGGCCAGGATCGCCGATGAATTAGGGCAACGTAAAGATGCGGAAGAACTGCGCCAAAGGGCAAATGCCTATACCGCCCGCCTGCATCGTTTATGGGACAATAAAACCTCTTTTTACTACAATTACCGAACGGATACAAAAGCATTCAGCCCAAGAACATCGCCAACAAATTTTTATCCACTACTGGCCGGACTTCCTACTAATAAGCAGGCAGAAGACATGTTACAGAAACACCTGTTGAACCCGGACGAGTTTTGGGGAGAATGGGTGATACCGGCTACACCTAGAAACGATCCTGCATTTAAGGAAAATACATATTGGAGAGGCCGCATTTGGGCGCCCCTTAATTTTCTGGTCTATATGGGACTCCGGAACTATAATACCCCGGTGATCAGCGATGTGCGCCGGCAGCTGGCTGAAAAATCGAAGAGCTTATTATTGAAATCATGGACTGCCGATAGGTATGTGTTTGAAAATTATAACGCCACTACCGGGCAGGGTGATGATGTAAGAAACAGCGATAAATTCTATCACTGGGGCGCCTTGCTGGGTTTCATTGGTTTAATTGAACAAGGGTATTATAACTAA